The Phoenix dactylifera cultivar Barhee BC4 chromosome 9, palm_55x_up_171113_PBpolish2nd_filt_p, whole genome shotgun sequence genome window below encodes:
- the LOC103701847 gene encoding uncharacterized protein LOC103701847, producing MSVAVRRSSCSPFESIVMPNIARETIPISLTKWLPPPEQYTTVENPVEVEKDDDRPGQFDLWSSIQSQKAKEAAAAATADPPAPYVHPLVRRSSKLMSQKSLEICTESLGSETGSADFSSFLDELDCLSSKIESEKEEHRGPIYSTSMAEEEVPRFRVAKAVEERRVQSGRKELVEVNYHCSISRRSPPRSFPPPLSSISRRDGPCIHMRPYRRDGRLVVEAVAVRSQNYLHAQRQDGRLLLSLIDATFDGPDDTETNPSDTLVMTQQQEDDVFKPSEPEEEEEEEEEEEEATSMAQTEDGELREEKNCDEEGEEEAEEEEEEEEEEVEEEVEVVDRGTVVEVKVSTQPQQQSGAMKVQRSSFVINKFVGAGETRWAEKMAECKPIAPDKKEILQDHRSTATAAPARRAAPTTTTTAAAAAAAASTFSTSSEGYYYYYHHHHSFHGRGPQLGGGQYAPPDDCPPPDDNKLLFTSKRRNREELLHHMRRCSLLRRPLFILEPCCIATSS from the coding sequence ATGTCGGTGGCTGTGCGCAGGAGTTCCTGCTCGCCCTTCGAGTCCATAGTTATGCCTAACATAGCAAGAGAAACCATACCGATCTCGCTTACGAAGTGGCTGCCGCCGCCAGAGCAATACACGACTGTCGAAAACCCGGTGGAAGTTGAGAAGGACGATGACCGGCCCGGGCAATTCGATTTATGGAGCTCGATCCAGTCCCAGAAGGCCAAggaggccgccgccgccgctaccGCCGATCCCCCGGCCCCTTATGTCCACCCACTGGTGCGGCGGTCGTCGAAACTGATGAGCCAAAAAagccttgagatctgcaccgaGAGCCTCGGGTCCGAGACGGGCTCCGCCGACTTCTCCTCGTTCCTCGACGAGCTCGACTGCCTCTCATCCAAGATTGAATCAGAGAAGGAAGAGCACCGCGGACCCATCTACAGCACTTCAATGGCGGAAGAAGAAGTGCCACGCTTCAGAGTGGCCAAGGCGGTAGAAGAACGACGAGTGCAGAGCGGAAGGAAGGAGCTGGTGGAGGTGAATTACCACTGCTCGATTAGCAGGAGGTCACCTCCACGGTCGTTCCCACCTCCGCTCTCTTCCATCTCCCGGCGCGATGGGCCCTGCATCCACATGAGGCCGTACCGCCGCGACGGCCGCCTTGTCGTCGAGGCAGTCGCTGTCCGCTCGCAGAACTACCTCCACGCCCAGCGGCAGGACGGCCGCCTGCTCCTTTCCTTAATCGACGCCACCTTCGACGGTCCTGATGACACCGAGACCAATCCTTCCGACACCCTGGTGATGACACAACAGCAAGAAGACGATGTTTTTAAGCCAAGTGaaccagaagaagaagaagaagaggaggaggaggaggaggaagcaaCGTCAATGGCACAAACAGAAGACGGAGAattgagagaagagaagaattgtgatgaagaaggggaggaagaggcagaagaggaagaggaagaggaggaggaggaggtggaggaagaagtGGAAGTAGTGGATAGAGGAACAGTGGTAGAGGTGAAGGTCAGCACACAACCCCAGCAACAGAGCGGCGCGATGAAGGTGCAGCGGTCGTCGTTCGTGATCAACAAATTCGTCGGGGCTGGCGAGACCCGATGGGCCGAGAAGATGGCAGAATGCAAGCCGATAGCACCCGACAAAAAGGAAATCCTGCAAGACCACCGCAGCACTGCGACCGCGGCGCCTGCACGACGGGCGGCGCCGACGACCACCACCACGGcggctgcggcggcggcggccgcctCCACCTTCAGCACCTCGTCGGAGggctactactactactaccaccaccaccactcgTTCCACGGGAGGGGGCCGCAGCTCGGCGGCGGGCAGTACGCGCCGCCGGACGACTGCCCGCCGCCGGACGACAACAAGCTGCTGTTCACGTCGAAGCGGCGGAACCGGGAGGAGCTGCTGCACCACATGAGGAGGTGCAGCCTGCTGCGGAGGCCGCTCTTCATTCTGGAGCCCTGCTGCATTGCCACCTCCTCCTGA